Genomic DNA from candidate division WOR-3 bacterium:
AGGTCGTAAACTCAGGCGAGAACGCAATCTGAGCGTTGCGGGTCTTCTCGTAGGTTTTGATTACGAAATTGGCAACTGACTCTTTGGGTGGTCTCGAGTCTGCAAGCCACACATGGGTTAGAGCCCCGGCCTCGATCATGTCGTGGAACTTGCCTTCACGATATACCCGTTCGATAGGGTCAATCGGTTCGCCGACGTTGAGATAGGTTGAGTTCGTGTAGTAAGTCGAGCCGTCCTCGATGCTGCCTTTGACCACCTGCAGAGTCTGATCGCGGAAGTATTCTAGGTCAAGCTTGGCCAGCCGATAAGCGGTTGACTCGGCCGGAGTCTGCTCCAGGACGAAGCGCAGACCGTACTTCTGCGACAGTCGTCGACACTCCGAGAGCAGCTCGGCAACCACCCTGAGTCCGAACCGAAACGCGGTGTCGCTGTCGTGGAGCTGGCGGCCCAGGTGGTACTGAACCATCTCGTTCAGGCCGAGTATGCCGACCAGGAACGTGGCGCGATGCATGCGCAGATACGGTTCGCCATCACGTTCCATGGTTAGGAGTGCCAAGGGGCCGTCGGCCTTGAGCGCGAGTAGTTTTTCGAGGAACGATTTCTTCTGTGCATGGGCCTGGGCTACAACCTCGAGCTGGGCCTTGAGTAACTCGATGAGCGTGGCATCGTCGTGGTTGGCCCGGTAAGCCAGGCGGGGCAGATTCACGGTGACATTCTGGAGCGCCGAATAGCGCATTTTCCAAGGTGTCCGGGCATCGCACAAATCCGACTTGTCGAGCCGGAAGGCAAGCCGGCAGCACTCGCTGACCTTGGCGGTCTCGCCCCGGTCGAAGACAAAATAGGTATTGCCTCTTTCTGCTGCAACGTCGCAGATGTGGTGGAGGAAGTCCTGCCAGCGCGGAGTCCGGAAGAACTTGCTGGTCAGGTGCACCAGCGGTTTGGGGAAGAAGAACGGCCGACCTGAAGCGTCACCGTCCCGGTAGATGTCAAAAATGGCCCAGGCGAGGCGCTGGGCTTCGGTCAGATAGTCGCGGTACTTCTTGCCGGTGTACTCGCCACCCGGACCGATGGCGTCAACTTCCTCGAAATGTTCAGGGACTTCCCAGTACAGGTTGATGTCGGAAAAGATTGCCTGGCCGCCGCGGGCCACGTTCTGTTGAGAGTACTCGAAGACAAGCATTTGAGCGAGCTGATGAACCTCCCGGTCGCTCATCCCGACGATATAGGGTGCCAGAAACAGGTTGACCGCATCCCAGCCGATTGCGCCAGCGAAATGTCCTTGAAGCGCGGCCGAGAACTTGACCATGTGGGCGAGCAGAGTGTCGGCATGGCGCGCAGGGCGGGCCATCGAGAGAGCATTGGGCAGCGAAAGCCCGAACTTCTTGACGTATTCGAGTGACTGGCCCGAGCAGTAGGGCCGGTTGATGAAACCTAGGTCGTGAAGGTGAATGTCCCCGCGGGTGTGGGCGTCAGCTACCTCGGGGTCGAACACGGCTGACAGCGCAAACTGCTTGTTGATCCATTCGGCCATCGTCATGTTCGTGGCTTCAGGATTGTGCGGAATGTTGGCATTCTCCTTGTTCTTGAACAGAAGAATCCGCTCAACGTCATAGAGCGGTACGCCGAGCCGGATGTGGCGCTTGCGCTGCTCGGCGTAGCCGTGTTCGATGAGCTTTGTATTCACTACTTCGCGGACGAGGTTGGCGGTGATGTGCTTCACACCGGAATGGAGGATGATGTCTTCGACCTCGGCTGCAATCTGGTTGGCCTTCTCGGGTACGATGTTGGTCTCCCGGACCAGAGCCCGGCTGATGCGGGATCGATCCCAGTGATGAATCTCGTCGCCCGAAGAGCGCACGAAGAGTGCGAAGTCGGTGGCCTCGGCCTTGGCCGAGAGCATGCGCTTGATTCGTGCCTGGTTGCGCTTTTCGCGGTAAAGGATAAAAGCTTTCGCAGTTCGCGTGTGCCCCCGGGTCATCAGGACTCTCTCGACGGCGTCCTGGATTTCCTCGACCGTCGGGATGTGGATGCCCTTCTGTTCGTAAAGCTCACGGCACACGTCGTCAGCAAGGGCGGCGGCTAGGTTTTGATCCTCGCCACCGATCGAGCGAGCAGCACGGAAGATCGCCGAAACGATCTTTCCTCGGTCAAATGCGACAAGTTCTCCGTCCCGCTTTCTGACCTGCCTAAACTCCGGAACCGTTTGGCCGGCACCTTTGGCTGCGGGAGGGTCAATGGGTTCGGTTTCAGTTTCACGCGGATGTTCAGACGGAGTTGGCACGGTTGCCTCCTTTTGTGATGCTTTCGAGCGCGGCGCTGAACGGCTGCGGGTTCTCGGTCTTGTCGAAAAGTCGGTAGCAACGGCCGCGCGGTAACTGCAGTTTTGGGGCGGGCACTGGGACGGGCTTGAAGCGGCCGTTGCGGCCGATGGTCCTGCCTGCCGCATACTCCCGCGACAGCAGGACAGGGGTGGTAACCACCACGCCGACGTCGGCGGTGGAGCGCCGGTTGACGCACCGACCGTGTTCCAGCACTAGCTTGTAGTCCTGTTCGTCAATTGAACGCCTCATGTCCTTCGATGGTGAGTTATAGCACGACAAATCCCAATGTCAAGAAAAGGCTGCCATGTCCCCATAATTCGCTAACACACTGACAAAAATTGTGTTACCTATACACACCCGTTACTTCGAAATCACAATGAAAAGGGAGGTTGTTTCAGATCAGATTAGTACTGTGAGGCGTTGCTATGGTCAGTTGTCCACAGTGTTATCCACATGTTGCGAACACTTTACTTCTGTACCGTCAAGTGGTCGTACCCGTGGAATCTGACCGGAGCTAGTTTCCCGTCTTGCTCCAAGTAAAGGCCGCGACCTGACTCGACCCTGCCGATTCGTGTCACGTGCACATCGGCGGCGGCTGTTGGAATCCGACCGCGGGCAGTGAACAGAAGTTCGTAGTCTTCACCAGAGCAGAGCGCGAATCGCGTGGGGTCTAATCTGAGCTTCTTGCATAACTTTATTGTTTCCGGCAGTATGGGGAAAAGCCTTGGTTCGAGGACGATTCTTCTCCCACTGGACTCGGCCAGGTGTCGGGCATCGGTCGCGATGCCGTCCGAGGTATCAATTAGCGCTCGGATGCGTCGGCTTAGTGCGCGCATGACATGGAATCTTGGGAATGGCCTCTTGTGGCGTTCGATGCTTTGGGCGTACGTGCTGCTGTTCAGACGATACTTAAGGGCAAGACGGCCAGTCTCAGCCGAACCTAGGAATCCAGTGACGTACAATGCTTCACCAGTCTGTGCGTCCGAGCGGAGACGCGGTCTGTCTGTTTTTCCGAGGGCTGTCAATGCTAGGAGTAGCCGGTCGCCGGCAATCGTATCGCCGCCGGCGACTTCGCATCCTAGCCGTGCGCATACTGTGTCAATACCTTGGTACAGTCTCCTAACATCACTCAGGGCGGTGTTCTTTGGCAGTGTCAGGGCGACGATGAGAACGTCAGGCTCAGCCCCCATCGCCACGATATCGGAAAGCGCGGCGCAGGCGCAGCGGAATCCGACTTCGTACCATGACAGGAGAGACAGCTCGAAGTGCACACCTTCGGCGTATGCGTCGGTCGTGAGCACGGTACCGTCCGTAAGCACGCAAGCATCGTCACCGATACCTACCCGGACCTTGGCGCGGGCTTGCACTGTACGTTGAATCATACGGATGAGTCTACTCTCGCTGGAAACTGGCGGACGCATGGCCGATGTTACACAGAAGTCAGCCGCCTTGCAACTGGTTTCGGCATTCATGACATCTGGGGCAAACACGCCGTTGTGAAACAGCGGGGCTGCGGTATCCCACAACCGCAACCCCGCGACTTAGTGCCCCCAAGCAGACCCGAGTCCTCGACAGCTACCACTGATGCAACATGTGTGCCATGGGCTGGCAGTAGCACACGCCTGCTAACCGACTATCAGCGTGGATGTTAGATACTGGAGCGCAGTCTGCGGATGTTGTGGCTTTTGTCTATTGCCGCAGATTGCGGCAGTCGCCGTCGAGAAAACAGGCGCCTAATCAGTTGTTGTTCATAACAAGCGGGCCCAGGTGTTGGTGAGTCGCCCCTGTTTGCGTCAACTATATTTCCGGCCACTGTCGGTGTTTGGCGGGCACTTGCGGGCGCAGGGCAATTGTCGGGCATGATGCGTTTGAAGTTGGCCATGACACCGGATGTCTTGCGGAAGCCTATCCGGAATGGGACAGTCACCAAATGCAGGCAAAGGTGTGCTTGACAGTGTGGAGTTTTCGGCGATACTGGCACGGTGACAGTATCCGAGTTTCAGCAGTTGATCAGAAACATCTACTTTGAGAAAGATAGCCGACGCGGAAGCGAGAGCACATTCCGCTGGCTTGTGGAGGAAGTCGGCGAACTGGCGCGCGCGCTCCGCAAGCAGGACTCGGACGGAAAGAAAGAAGAGTTCGCGGACGTATTTGCCTGGCTTGTTAGCCTTGCTTCGATCGAGGGCGTTGACATCGAAGAGGCGTGTGCCAAGTACGCCTACGGTTGTCCGAAGTGCCGGAGTACGCCGTGCGCGTGCGAGGAGCGTTCGGCATCAAT
This window encodes:
- a CDS encoding MazG nucleotide pyrophosphohydrolase domain-containing protein, with translation MTVSEFQQLIRNIYFEKDSRRGSESTFRWLVEEVGELARALRKQDSDGKKEEFADVFAWLVSLASIEGVDIEEACAKYAYGCPKCRSTPCACEERSASIGRRSVE
- the nrdD gene encoding anaerobic ribonucleoside-triphosphate reductase, whose protein sequence is MPTPSEHPRETETEPIDPPAAKGAGQTVPEFRQVRKRDGELVAFDRGKIVSAIFRAARSIGGEDQNLAAALADDVCRELYEQKGIHIPTVEEIQDAVERVLMTRGHTRTAKAFILYREKRNQARIKRMLSAKAEATDFALFVRSSGDEIHHWDRSRISRALVRETNIVPEKANQIAAEVEDIILHSGVKHITANLVREVVNTKLIEHGYAEQRKRHIRLGVPLYDVERILLFKNKENANIPHNPEATNMTMAEWINKQFALSAVFDPEVADAHTRGDIHLHDLGFINRPYCSGQSLEYVKKFGLSLPNALSMARPARHADTLLAHMVKFSAALQGHFAGAIGWDAVNLFLAPYIVGMSDREVHQLAQMLVFEYSQQNVARGGQAIFSDINLYWEVPEHFEEVDAIGPGGEYTGKKYRDYLTEAQRLAWAIFDIYRDGDASGRPFFFPKPLVHLTSKFFRTPRWQDFLHHICDVAAERGNTYFVFDRGETAKVSECCRLAFRLDKSDLCDARTPWKMRYSALQNVTVNLPRLAYRANHDDATLIELLKAQLEVVAQAHAQKKSFLEKLLALKADGPLALLTMERDGEPYLRMHRATFLVGILGLNEMVQYHLGRQLHDSDTAFRFGLRVVAELLSECRRLSQKYGLRFVLEQTPAESTAYRLAKLDLEYFRDQTLQVVKGSIEDGSTYYTNSTYLNVGEPIDPIERVYREGKFHDMIEAGALTHVWLADSRPPKESVANFVIKTYEKTRNAQIAFSPEFTTCSRCMKTSRGLAEVCPYCGSADVDFITRVTGYFSRVSGWNAGKRAELLDRHKVGLGSMA
- the thiL gene encoding thiamine-phosphate kinase, with product MNAETSCKAADFCVTSAMRPPVSSESRLIRMIQRTVQARAKVRVGIGDDACVLTDGTVLTTDAYAEGVHFELSLLSWYEVGFRCACAALSDIVAMGAEPDVLIVALTLPKNTALSDVRRLYQGIDTVCARLGCEVAGGDTIAGDRLLLALTALGKTDRPRLRSDAQTGEALYVTGFLGSAETGRLALKYRLNSSTYAQSIERHKRPFPRFHVMRALSRRIRALIDTSDGIATDARHLAESSGRRIVLEPRLFPILPETIKLCKKLRLDPTRFALCSGEDYELLFTARGRIPTAAADVHVTRIGRVESGRGLYLEQDGKLAPVRFHGYDHLTVQK